In a single window of the Sylvia atricapilla isolate bSylAtr1 chromosome 20, bSylAtr1.pri, whole genome shotgun sequence genome:
- the LOC136370337 gene encoding serine/arginine repetitive matrix protein 3-like — translation MTEKSARNPTPGSFPHTGSAPAAPPVRGQRGATSAERGAEARGRGAAAEAPPGSAGAAGRGREGGRAARGRGNRRIRAADPGERSAVGRAPPAAPRTAAYRRRGGRRKRGPAGGELRAAARPRAATSSAGESLPAVAPQPCRQPPPTGSRGGIRPQLRARFGGAEPRSPPSRRGGSRPGAVYPGGGRRIRRRGDTPGCLLRD, via the coding sequence ATGACAGAGAAAAGTGCTCGAAATCCCACCCCCGGCTCCTTTCCGCATACCGGGTCAGCCCCGGCTGCGCCGCCGGTGCGGGGCCAGCGCGGAGCCACCTcggcggagcggggcgcggaggcccgggggcggggggcggcggctGAGGCCCCGCCGGGCtccgcgggggcggcgggccggggaagggagggagggagggcgGCCAGAGGCCGGGGGAACCGGCGGATCCGAGCCGCAGATCCCGGAGAGCGGAGCGCGGTGGGGCGCgcccctcccgccgccccgcgTACCGCCGCGTACCGCCGACGGGGCGGCCGCCGGAAACGCGGCCCGGCGGGCGGAGAGCTGCGGGCGGCGGCGAGGCCCCGAGCGGCGACTTCCAGCGCGGGTGAGTCGCTCCCAGCCGTCGCCCCCCAACCCTGCCGGCAGCCGCCCCCGACCGGGAGCCGGGGGGGGATCCGCCCGCAGCTCCGCGCCCGCTTCGGAGGCGCAGAGCCCCGCAGCCCGCCGTCCAGGCGCGGCGGGTCCCGGCCGGGGGCTGTTTACCCGGGCGGGGGGAGGCGGATAAGGAGGAGGGGGGACACTCCGGGCTGTTTGCTGAGGGATTAG